The following are encoded in a window of Pyrenophora tritici-repentis strain M4 chromosome 6, whole genome shotgun sequence genomic DNA:
- a CDS encoding POP1 domain containing protein, with protein MPSYPPLSPTGLPSSPRVNRQMQMLSPVETYSDTTPRNSSSSPDAMTSEKPKARDIFADATIPLSPATSTSSSEENPYAGLAPRKRNGFARLFCCLGREERARRRADRHLEFVKVGEEVHWTEY; from the coding sequence ATGCCATCTTACCCACCACTATCGCCCACTGGCCTTCCCAGCTCCCCACGAGTAAACCGCCAAATGCAGATGCTCTCTCCAGTCGAAACATACTCTGACACGACACCACGCAACTCGTCATCATCACCAGACGCAATGACATCTGAAAAACCAAAGGCCCGCGACATCTTCGCCGACGCCACCATTCCCCTCAGCCCAGCAACATCAACCTCAAGCTCCGAAGAGAATCCCTACGCCGGTCTCGCACCACGAAAGCGCAACGGCTTCGCCCGTCTATTCTGCTGTCTGGGCCGCGAAGAGCGCGCCCGCCGACGAGCAGACCGTCACCTTGAATTCGTCAAAGTCGGAGAGGAAGTCCATTGGACAGAGTACTAG
- a CDS encoding carnitine O-acetyltransferase, giving the protein MAPARKQSSLPAGYKEDLSKGAMLRFEDSLPRLPVPTLEETAKRYLKSVHPLLSQTEYDATTKAVNEFVAPGGPGEKLQKRLVERREDPKHKNWIYEWWNEAAYMAYRDPVVPYVSYFYSHRDDKKRRNPIKRAAAISTAVLEFKKMVDGGSLEPEYMKKLPMAMSSYEWMFNCCRVPKKPADTTTKFPFKENQHIIAIRKNQFWKIPHEINGKQLNTSELELQFQRVYEKAERAPAVGALTSQNRDVWSDIYPKLKVSPVNAASLQDIESASFVVCLDDASPVTLEERAHQYWHGDGTNRWFDKPLQFIVNENGTSGFMGEHSMMDGTPTHRLNDYANQQIFTNALPFDDPNVRSDLPNPKPLRFEISKELQQDIEDAQAHFARQIGAHELRVQAYQGYGKGLIKKFKCSPDAYVQMIIQLAYHKFYGKNRPTYESAATRRFQQGRTETCRTVSDESVAFCAAMADANATPEECQQKLRAAIDAHVKYISDASDGRGVDRHLFGLKKCLKEGEELPALYQDPAYTYSSTWFVSSSQLSSEYFNGYGWSQVVDDGWGIAYMINENTIQFNVCSKGLGSEKMSFYLNEAAGDMRDIMMPTLDAAKAKL; this is encoded by the exons ATGGCTCCAGCAAGGAAACAGTCGAGTTTGCCCGCTG GCTACAAGGAGGATCTCAGCAAAGGCGCGATGCTGCGCTTTGAGGACTCTCTTCCGCGTCTTCCTGTCCCTACACTCGAGGAGACAGCAAAGCGATACCTCAAGTCTGTCCATCCGCTGCTTTCACAAACCGAATACGATGCGACCACAAAGGCTGTCAATGAGTTTGTAGCCCCTGGTGGGCCGGGGGAAAAGCTACAGAAGCGCTTGGTGGAGCGGAGAGAGGACCCCAAGCACAAGAACTGGATCTACGAGTGGTGGAATGAGGCTGCGTACATGGCCTACCGCGACCCGGTTGTGCCATACGTCAGCTACTTCTACTCGCACCGCGATGACAAGAAGCGAAGAAACCCTATCAAGCGCGCTGCTGCCATCTCAACTGCAGTCCTGGAGTTCAAGAAGATGGTCGATGGAGGCAGCTTGGAGCCAGAATACATGAAGAAGCTGCCCATGGCAATGAGCTCTTACGAGTGGATGTTCAACTGCTGCCGCGTGCCCAAGAAGCCTGCAGACACCACCACAAAATTCCCTTTTAAGGAGAACCAGCACATTATCGCCATTAGGAAGAACCAGTTCTGGAAGATCCCTCACGAGATCAATGGCAAGCAGCTGAACACCAGCGAGCTCGAACTGCAGTTCCAGCGCGTGTACGAAAAGGCCGAAAGAGCCCCCGCAGTCGGTGCTCTCACATCTCAGAACCGCGATGTTTGGTCAGACATCTACCCCAAGCTCAAGGTTTCCCCTGTCAACGCCGCATCCTTACAAGACATCGAGTCCGCCTCCTTTGTCGTTTGCCTCGACGATGCATCCCCCGTTACTCTCGAAGAGCGCGCACACCAGTACTGGCACGGCGATGGCACAAACCGATGGTTTGACAAGCCTCTCCAGTTCATCGTCAACGAGAACGGCACATCTGGCTTCATGGGCGAGCACTCGATGATGGACGGCACACCCACTCACCGTCTCAACGACTACGCGAACCAACAAATCTTCACCAACGCCCTCCCCTTTGACGACCCCAACGTCCGCTCCGACCTACCCAACCCGAAACCCCTGCGCTTCGAGATTAGCAAGGAGCTTCAGCAAGACATTGAGGATGCCCAGGCACACTTTGCCCGTCAAATCGGCGCCCACGAGTTGAGGGTACAGGCATACCAAGGCTACGGCAAGGGCTTAATCAAGAAGTTCAAGTGCAGCCCCGACGCCTACGTACAAATGATCATTCAACTCGCCTACCACAAATTCTACGGCAAGAACCGCCCCACATACGAATCCGCCGCCACCCGTCGCTTCCAGCAAGGCCGCACAGAAACATGCCGAACCGTCTCGGACGAAAGCGTAGCCTTCTGCGCCGCCATGGCCGACGCAAACGCCACACCAGAAGAGTGCCAGCAGAAGCTCCGAGCAGCAATCGACGCACACGTCAAGTACATCTCCGACGCCAGTGACGGACGCGGTGTAGACCGCCACCTCTTCGGCCTCAAAAAGTGCCTCAAGGAGGGCGAGGAACTACCCGCTCTCTACCAGGATCCGGCGTACACCTACAGCTCCACGTGGTTTGTTTCCAGTTCGCAGTTGTCCAGCGAGTACTTCAATGGCTATGGCTGGAGTCAGGTCGTTGATGATGGCTGGGGTATTGCGTATATGATTAATGAGAATACTATTCAGTTCAACGTTTGCTCCAAGGGGCTGGGCTCA GAAAAGATGAGCTTCTATCTTAATGAGGCGGCGGGTGATATGCGGGATATCATGATGCCCACCCTTGATGCTGCAAAGGCCAAGTTGTAG